The genomic segment CAGGTCCAGGTCGGTCTCGCTGCCGTCGTCCAGCACGTAGACCTCGCCGTGCTGATACGGGCTCATCGTGCCCGGGTCGACGTTGATATACGGGTCGAATTTCTGCATGCGGACCGAAAGTCCGCGATGTTCGAGCAGCATGCCGATCGAGGCGCTGGTCAGCCCTTTGCCGAGCGAGCTGACGACGCCGCCGGTCACGAAGATGTGCTTGGTCATGGCAGATTTACCATCCTGGTAGGCTTATCCCGGTCGGCTTTCCCGGGAACAAACGCAGCGGGACAATGCGCAAAAAGCGAACCAACTCGTCGCGGCGCAGCCAGTACGGTCGGGGGCCGAGCCGGTCAGAGTGGACCGGTGGCGCGGCGCGAAAGAGGCCCTCGCAAGGGCCCCGGATGCGTGCGGCGGACGATCGTGCCGCCCGGTCAGCGCTATCTTAGCGAGCGCGCCAGCGTTCGACAAACGCCCGGTAATCTGCCGGGGTATCGATGCCGACGGTCGGTTCGTCGACGACGCCGACCAGGATCGAATGACCGGCCGCCAACACGCGAAGCTGTTCGAGCTTTTCGAGTTGCTCCAGCGGCGCCGGCGGCAATTGCGACAATTGCAAGAGGAAGTCGCGGCGATAAGCGTACAGACCGACGTGCTGGTAGAAGTGCGGCGGATCGGCCGTCAACAACGCATCGCTCCACGTGCGCGGATGCGGAATCGGCGCGCGGCTGAAGTAGAGCGCACGGCCGTGGTCGTCGAACACTACTTTGACGCAGGCCGGGTCTTCGAATTGCGCGCGGCTGCGAATCGGCGTCGCGAGCGTGGACATCACGGCGCCCGGATGCGCTTCGAGCAGTTCGATCACCAGGTCGATCGATTCGCCGGCCAGCTCGGGTTCGTCGCCCTGTACGTTGACGACGATGTCGACGTCGAGCTGCTGCGCGACGGCAGCGACACGATCGGTGCCACTGGCCAGCTCGGGATCGGTCAGCCGCACCTCGCCCTCAAACCCGCGCACTTCGCTGGCGATTTCTTCGTGGTCGGCGGCGACACAGATACCCAACGGCAGCGAGGCTCGGCTCGCCGCCTCGAAGGTGTGCTGCAAGAGGGTCTTGCCGGTCTCGCGCAGCAGCAGCTTGCGCGGCAGCCGCGTCGACGCGAGCCGCGCCGGGATGACGATATAGCTGGTCGAACGCAGGCGCGGGCGAAACGACGGTTGCGACATTGCCGCAGATCCTCCATGAACGGGCCGAGCGGCGGGTATGCTTAGCCGAAAGTGGGCGGAAACGGCCAGAGCACTCGATGGAGGAGCCGGCAAAATGGGCGTGGAGCCGAACAACGCGACGACGCTCGGTCGTTTCATCCCGGTGCTGGGCGGGGCGTGTGGGGTGATCATCGCCGTGCTGGCAGTGCGCGCAGCATGGGCTACGGCACCGGGGATCGGGCCGCTCGATCGCGATTTGTTCGGGCTCGTGGCGGCCTGCCTGGCCCCTGGCGGCGTAGCGCTCGGGCTGTTGGCCGCGCTGGTCGCGAGCATCCGGCCCGCCCAGTGGTCAGCCGGCGCATGGCTCTTGTTGCCTGCGGCCCTCGTCGGGCTGT from the Pirellulales bacterium genome contains:
- the kdsB gene encoding 3-deoxy-manno-octulosonate cytidylyltransferase — encoded protein: MSQPSFRPRLRSTSYIVIPARLASTRLPRKLLLRETGKTLLQHTFEAASRASLPLGICVAADHEEIASEVRGFEGEVRLTDPELASGTDRVAAVAQQLDVDIVVNVQGDEPELAGESIDLVIELLEAHPGAVMSTLATPIRSRAQFEDPACVKVVFDDHGRALYFSRAPIPHPRTWSDALLTADPPHFYQHVGLYAYRRDFLLQLSQLPPAPLEQLEKLEQLRVLAAGHSILVGVVDEPTVGIDTPADYRAFVERWRAR